The Methylomonas sp. UP202 DNA window ATTGGTTGCGCAAGAATTCGAGGCGATGCTGGATCCAGAGGAAATGGACGAATCCGAGACCGGAACCAGCGACTTAATTACCGAACAAGAGTTCGAAGAACTGCTCGACGCATTGCACGGGAAGGGCGGTTCACCGACGGTGCCCGCATCCGCCAAGCCGGTTGCCGACGACGAAATCACCGAAGACGAGTTCGAAAATTTACTTGATGAGTTGCACGGCAAAGGCAAGTTTTCTGCCGCTCCCGTTGAGAACCCAAGCCCGGCCACCGATTCCGGAGACATCACCGACGAAGAATTCGAGCAGGTCCTGGACTCATTGCACGGAAAAGGTAGGTTCGATGCCGCGAATTTACCGTTAGGCGACATCGAGCCTATGGTTATCGATCCGGAACCGGTCGTGGAAGCCCCCAAACCGGAAACGGCAAAACCGGTCGTGCCCCGAGCCGAGGTCAGCAAACCCCTTTCGGACAACGAGCGGACCCCGGCCGCCAAGGTAGTCGGTGTTGAAAACGGCAATGCCAAGGCGACTCCTCAAGCCGATACCACGGTTAGGGTAGACACCCAGATCCTCGACGATATTATGAATATGGTGGGCGAGTTGGTCTTGGTCCGTAACCGGTTTCAGACCTTGAAGGCCACGGCTGAAGCCAACGAACAGCTTTCCAAGGCAATTTCCAATCTGGATGTCGTGACCGCCGATCTGCAACTTGCGGTGATGAAGACCCGAATGCAACCGATTAAAAAGGTGTTCGGTCGCTTTCCTCGGGTGGTACGCGATTTGGCCAGAAATTTGAAAAAGGAAATTCGCTTGGACTTGGTCGGCGAAGACACCGATCTGGATAAAAACTTGGTGGAGGCTTTGGCCGATCCGTTGGTGCATTTAGTTAGAAACGCCGTCGACCATGGCATAGAGTCGCCCAGCGAGCGCGAAGCGCAAGGCAAGCCCAGAGAGGGTGTCGTGGTATTGAAAGCGTCGCAGGAGGGCGACCACATCCAACTGTCGATCACCGATGACGGTAAGGGCATGAATGCCAACGTGCTGCGAGCGAAAGCGGTCGAAAAAGGTCTGATGGATGAAGAAAGCGCGGCCAGGCTGGACGACAAGGAGTGCTACAACCTGATCTTCGTGCCCGGTTTTTCGACGAAAAGCGAAATTTCCGATGTGTCCGGTCGCGGTGTCGGCATGGACGTTGTCAAAACCCGGATCGCCCAAATGAACGGTATCGTCGAGATCGATTCGGTCGAGGGGCGCGGCAGTACCATTATTATCAAAGTTCCGCTGACGCTGGCGATCATGCCGACTCTCATGGTCAAACTGGGCGGGCAGGCCTTTGCATTACCGTTGGCCAGCGTGTTGGAAATCCTCGATCTGGATTTGAGCAAAACCAACAAAGTGGACGGGCAGTTGGTCGTCATGGTTCGTAATAAGGCCTTGCCCTTGTTTTATCTTAGCGAATGGTTGGTGCAGACGCCTTATTACCGGACGTCGGAGGCACAAGGCACCAGTCACGTCGTCGTGGTGAACGCCGGCGGTCGTCAAGTCGGCTTCGTCGTCGACCAGCTGGTCGGCCAGGAAGAAGTGGTTATCAAGGCATTAGGCGCAAAGTTGCACGGCTTGGATGGCTTATCGGGAGCAACGATCACCGGGGACGGAAAAATCGCGTTGATACTTGACGTGCCGGGTCTGGTGAAAAAATACGCGATCTGAAGACTGCCATGACCATACGGGTTTTGGTGGTGGACGACTCCGACTTTATCTGCAAACGTATCCGGGACATTTTAGAGGAAGAGCCCGACTTTAAAGTGGTTGGGATTGCGGCGAACGGCAAGGAAGCGGTTCGGATGGCGGCCCTGTTAATGCCTGACGTGATCACGATGGATGTGGACATGCCCGTCATGGACGGTATCACCGCCGTCAGGCAAATCATGGCGACCCGGCCTTGTCCGATTCTGATGTTCTCGGCAATGACGCAGGTCGGCGCGAAGGCGACGCTGGATGCGCTGGAAGCCGGGGCCCTGGATTTTCTGCCGAAGCAGCTCGAAGATATCGACGCCAATCGCAAGCTTGCCTGTCAAACCTTGCGCTTGCGTCTGCGGCTATTGGCCGCGCAAGCGCGGCGAATGCCCGCCAAACCCGTCGCCGGCCCCAGTTACAGTCCTCTGGCCGCACCCCGGCCCGCCGATGTCGAGCGCCACCCGGCGGCGGTGCTCCGCGCTGAACATGGCGGCGAATCGATCGAGCGTATCGATTTGCTGGTGATCGCGGCTTCCACCGGCGGCCCGATGGCTATCCAGGACATTTTGACGCACTTGCCGCAAGCTTGCCGTTTTCCGATTGTGTTGATTCAGCATATGCCGGCGCATTTCACCAAGAGTTACGCCGATCGCTTGAATCAACTATGCGGTGTCGGGGTCAGGGAGGCCCAGGACCACGACGAACTGCAAAACGGCGTGGCTTTATTGGCGCCGGGGGGCGTACAGACCGAGTTCGTTCGCACCGCCGGCAAATTGACGGTGGCGTTGCGAAATAAAACGCCCGGTGAACTCTATGCGCCGGGAGTGGACGTCGCCTTCGCCTCGTTGGCGGCTGAATTCAAAGGGCGTATGTTGGCGGTCGTATTGACCGGCATGGGGTCGGACGGGCGCGAAGGTGCCAAGCAACTCAAACGAGCGGGCGCCGCGATTTGGGCTCAGGATGAACGCAGTTGCGTGGTTTACGGCATGCCCAGAGCGATCGCCGAAGCCGGTTTGGCCGACAAAATTTATTCGTTGAGCGAAATCGCCAATCAATTCAAAAGACTGCATTAATGGATATTCTCAGCATTTTCGGAGTTCTGATAGGGTTTGCCGCGATCATCGGCGGCAACCTGATGGGTGGCGGCGAAATCGGATCGCTGGTCAACGTCCATGCCTTCGTGATTGTGGTCGGTGGTACGCTGGGAGCGACTCTGTTGCAGTTCCCCCCCAAGGTTTTTCTACGTAGCGTGCGCATCTTCGGTTGGATATTCGTGCCGCAGAACTTACAGCTGAAAAAGCAGATCGACAAAATCGTGCGCTGGAGCACCTTGGCCCGAAAAGAGGGCTTGCTGGGTTTGGAATCGGTGATAGAGTCCGAGAAGGACGGGTTCGCCAAGAAGGGTTTGCAACTGTTGGTGGACGGCAACGAGCCGGAAGTGATCCGCGATTGTCTGGACGTGGAATTAACCACCAAGGAGCATCTGGACATGCAAGCAGCCAGGGTGTTCGAAGCGATGGGCGGTTACTCGCCGACGATAGGCATTATCGGCGCGGTGATCGGCTTGATCCATGTCATGCAGAATCTGGCCAAGCCCGAGCTGTTGGGCAGTGGTATCGCCACCGCCTTCGTGGCCACGATTTACGGCGTCGGCTTGGCGAACTTGTTGTTCATTCCGATTGCCAATAAGCTGAAAGCGTTGGTGTTCGAAGTCACTCAGGCCAGGGAAATGGTCATCGAAGGGATTTCGTCGATCGCCGAGGGCGAAAACCCGCGCAACATCGAATTGAAACTCTCCGGTTTTTTGCTGGATAAGTAACGATGGTACGCCGCCGCCGCAAACCGCCGCATCAGTCCGATAACCACGATCGCTGGATGGTGTCTTACGCCGATTTCGTCACGTTGCTGTTCGCGTTTTTCGTCGTGATGTACTCGATTTCGTCGGTCAACAAAGGCAAATACGAAACCTTTTCCGAATCTCTGGATCAGGCGCTGTTCCACAACGAGAAAGTCCAGCGCGACGCCGAGCCGATTCAAATCGGCGCCATTCCGACCACGGTTCAACCGATCGAGTTGCCCAACCTCGTTACGGCCGAGGAGCGTGAGCTGAGCGAGGAGATTATGCAGGAAAAGCGCCGTCTGGACGAAGTCTCCCAAGAATTTCAACGCGCGCTGCAACCCTTTGTCGAAAGCCAATTAGTCGGTATTAAAAAGCACGATTTTTGGGTGGAGCTGGAAATGAACAGCGAGTTGCTGTTTGCCAGCGGCAAGGCCGAATTGTCGGCGAAGGCGATCCCGGTGCTGCAAAAGGTCGCCGAGGCCATACGCGATGTGCCCAATGTCATCAATGTCGAGGGTTATACCGATAACGTGCCGATTTCGACCGGTTACTTTCCGTCCAACTGGGACCTGTCGTCGGCCAGGGCCACCAGCGTCGTCAAGGAATTGGTCAAGAACAACATACCGTCGACCCGTTTATCGGCGGTCGGCTATGGAGAATTTCATCCGATTGCCGATAACAATCACGAGGAAGGCCGCTTCAAAAATCGCCGTGTCGTATTGGTGTTGATGTCCCAGGCATTTGCCCGCTACGGCATGAGCGACGACGAACGTGCCAAGGCCTTGAATTTGGCGCCGCAGCCACCGGCGCCTCCCGAAGCGCCGGTCGCTCAACCGGCTCCATAAGCTGCGAATGTATGAAAATCTGGTCAGTATCCAATCAGAAAGGCGGGGTCGGCAAAACCACCACGGTCGTCACCTTGGGTGGATTGCTCAGCACTTGGGGCTTTCGCACGCTGTTGGTCGATCTCGATCCGCACGGCTCGTTGACCAGTTATTTCGGCATGAATCCGGAGGAAGTCGAACACGGCGTTTACAACTTGTTTCGGGATGCCAGCGAGAAAAAGAAGAATATCGATCCGGAGCTGTATGTCGCCCGCACCGATTTCGACGGAATCTCGGTGATGCCGGCCTCCACCGCGATCGCCACGCTGGACCGGCAGGTCGCGGCGATCGGCGGCATGGGCTTGGTGATTTCCACCGCATTGCATAAGCTTTCCGACCGCTATGATTACGTGATTATCGACAGTCCGCCAATGCTGGGCGTGTTGATGATCAACGCAATGGCGGCCTGCGAGCAACTGATCGTGCCGGTGTTGGCCGAGTTTCTGGCCCTGAAGGGGCTGGACCGTATGGTGCATACCATTCAAATGGTGTTTCATTCGCGCAAGACGCCGCCGCGTTTTACCATCGTGCCGACGATGTTCGACAAACGCACCAAGGCCGCCCGCGACGCGTTGGCGGCGCTGTATCGGCAATATCCCGACAACGTCTGGCCATCGGTGATTCCTGTCGATACTAAAGTCCGTGAAGCCAGCCGAGTCGGCGCTCCGCTGCCTTTGTTCGACAAAACCGCGCGGGCGGCCGAAGCCTACACCGAATTATTGGAATTGTTATTGCTTGAAAATAGCGGCGACAACTCTTCGACACCGCATTCATGAAACAAGCAAAACCGCCTCCGCGCATCGTCCAGCAGCAACTTGCTCTGGACGCCTATCTGCAAACCTTATTGGAAGTCGTTCCGGAGGCGGACGAGGCCGATCTGGCTACCGTCGCGCCAGCAGAACAGCGGTCGGTGCAGACACTGGCGCCCGATGTGGCGGTCCAAGCCGAGAAAGCCCTGATCCGCTTGCCGGAGTCCGCGCTTGTCGCGCTAGAAAATCCGGCTAAACTTCAGGCATTAACGGTAATGCCCGATTGGGCGCTGACCGAGTTCCAGGCTTTGTTTTTCAAGGTCGATCAATTGATTTTGGCGGCGCCGCTGGTCGATTTGGCCAGAACCATCCGCCTCGAACGCAAACCCGGTAAAATTCCGGGCCAGCCCTCCTGGTTTCTGGGTTTGCTCGACGATCAGGATAGCCGGATCGGCGTGCTCGACACCGGGCAATTGGTGTTCGGCAAGACGCGTGGTCAGCAACGCAATTTGGAGGAACGGCCGTTCAAGTGCGTGTTGGTGACTCAAGATAAAAAATGGGGTCTGGCTTGCGACGAAATTTTGTCGATAGGCAAACTGAAGCCGGAAAAAGTTCGGTGGCGAACGGTCAGGCGCAAGCGCCCTTGGCTGATCGGTACCGTGATCGAAGAATTGACCGCGATCGTCGACGTCAAACAATTGGTGCCGCACCGCAAACCTCAGTAATCAATCCGGATGGAACAACATGAGCGAAGATAGAAAACAAAGCGATCCGATCATGCAATGGGTGACTTTTTGCCTGGGCGACGAAAAATACGGCATCAACGTGATGCAGGTTCAGGAAGTGCTGCGGGTAACCGAAATTGCTCCGGTGCCCGGCGCACCGTCCTACGTGTTGGGTATCATCAATTTGCGCGGCAATGTCGTCACGGTTATCGACACCCGAAACCGGTTCGGTCTGCCGTCCAAGGAAACCGACGACGCCTCGCGGGTCGTCATCATCGAAACCGACCGACACATCATCGGTATCTTGGTGGATAGCGTTGCCGAAGTCGTCGAGATGCGGGCCTCCGAAATCGAGACCGCGCCCAATGTCGGTAACGAAGAGAGTTCCAAATACATCCAGGGCGTCACCAGCCGCGACAACCAGTTGTTGATCTTGGTCGATTTGAACAAATTCCTCAGCGACGACGAAAAAGCCGAATTGGACATGTTCTAGTTCGCCTAGTCGGTAAGGACCGGCGGCGATCGTTACCGAATAGCATTGCAGCCTCGGGAGGCTGGCCATGACTGAAATCACTCCGATTAGTCCCAACCCGCCGGTCATTGTCGTTCCTCGGGTCGAGCGCGACGAGCGCCAGCGTCGCGAGCAACGGCAACAACCGCCGACCAAGCCCAAATTGCCGCCAAACCGACAACCGGCCGAACACATAGACGAAAGAGTGTGATGAGCGAATATCTGCTTTGGGCTTTGACCGTAGCGGTCGTCGCGATGTTGTTGCTGATGCTCCGTTTGTTGCACGACCACCGCAAGCTCAGGCAAGCCTATGGTTTGCTGGAGGCGCAGATTCAGCGTAACCACGACGATTTGGCCGGATTGTGTTCGGCGGCGGTTGCGGTAGACCGGCGCTTGGCGAATGCCGACGCCAGACTGAATAGTATCGCCGAACGGGTTGCCGAGCGGCCGCGAGCCGCCCTGGACACGCCGGCGGTGGCCGAAGCCGTTGAGCGTCCCGCCCAAGGTTACGAAGATGTGATAGCGAAAATTCGCCGGGGTGTCGGCGTCGAGGATTTGGTGCGCGATTGCGGCTTGACGCGCGACGAAGCGGTGCTATTGACCCGCTTGCACGGCGGCCGGAGTCGTTTGTAATTCAAAGGTGTCGCCTACGCCGCGTTCGGCTCGAATCACAGCGGGGTCGGCGACTCGCGCCAACAGTCGTTGGTAGTTTTGGTCGTGGCGGCTCCGGTCGTTTTGGCGATGCCATAAATGCAGCACCGGTGCCGCGAAGCGGCCTTCCTTGCGGCGAATGCCGCAGTGCAGCAAACGGATCACCAAGTCCGAATCCTCGTACCCCCAGCCTTCGTAGATTTCATCGAAGCCGTTCACCCTGAAAAAGTCATCTTTCCAGACCGCCAAATTGCAGGTCATCGCGTTTTGCCAATGTTCGGCGCGCGCGTAGCGCCAAGCGGTCAATGGCAAATACAGCAAGGGCAGCCAGCGGTTGATCCGGCCGCACAGGCGTTGCACCAAGAAATACGCCTTGCTTCGACTGTGTAACGGCAAGCCTTGCCTTAACACCTGCTCGGTATAAGCCTGGCTCAGCAGGCAGCGGTTGCCCGGCACGAAATAGCCGGTTTCGGCGAGTTGGCGGTGGCGGGCGACAAAGTCGGGCAAAGTCACGCAGTCGCCGTCGACGAACAGCAGGTAGTCGCCCCGGCTGACCGCAACCGCCCGGTTGCGTATCGTTCCGGCCCGGAAGCCGCGATCTTCGTGCCACACATGGCGGATCGGCCGGCTCGCAACGGCTTGCCATGCGGCAATCCGAGCGGCGGTTTCCGGTTGCGAGCCATCGTCGGCGACCAAGATTTCGAATTGACTGTCCGATTGCGCCAGTAAACCGGCCAAGCAGGCATCCAGTGCCTCGGGCCAGTTGTAAGTGGCGACGATGACCGAAATTAGACCGTTCATCGATGCAAGCGGTGCAGTTCCCGCAATTTCAGATATTTGTAATACGTGCCTTCGGCATTGGAAATCGCCAGCATCAAGCCTTGCGGGCCGTCGAGAAAGCCGGCCTTGAGCACGTAGCCGCGGAAAAAAGTCCACAGCCCCTTGGCGATGGCCCTGCCCAGGCTGGCGCGCGCGCCGGCTTTGAACAGTTTCTCGGCACCCAGCGTCGAATAACTGTTGATTTTGTGCAGTACCTCTTCCGGATCGACGAAAGCCTCGTGTAACAACGGTTGGTTCAAACGGCCGATCGGGCCTTGCACTTCGACTCGTTCGTGAACTACCTCGTTGCTGAATCGGCCCGCGTCGCGCCGGAACAATCGCAAGACATAATCCGGCCACCAGCCGCTATGTTTAATCGGCCGGCCGCAGTAGCTGGACAGCCGGGGAATTTCGAAGCCTTGGATAGCATTTTGCCGGATGGCCTGTTGAATTTCCTCGGCCAAGGCCGGGCCGACTTCCTCGTCCGCGTCCAGCGACAGTATCCAATCGCCGCTTGCCTTATCCAAGGCCCGTTGTTTTTGCGGGCCGAAGCCGGGCCAGTCGGTCACGAACACCTGGTCGGTAAACTGGCGGGCGATCGCGACGGTGTCGTCGCTACTGCCCGAATCGAGAACGACAATCTCATCTGCCCAGGCCACCGAGGCCAGGCAGCGGCCGATATGGCCGGCTTCGTTCTTGGTGATGACGATAACGCTAAGCATCGTCAAGCTCGGCCGGTCGGCTCAGCAACGCGCCCAGAAAGAACGCCAACATATAGCCCTCGGCGAACGTTTTGAAATGGGAATTGAACAGGCTGGAAGCACTGATCGCCACCAAAAAACTCGCGGCGATCGCGCCGTAAGGCCGATTCGCCAAGCCCTCCCGCAAGCCGACGCCGATGTAGGCTAAAAACAGCAGTACGCCGAAAATCCCGTTTTCGACCCAGATAAACAGATATTGGTTGTGCGGGTCGCCGGTACTCATCGCGTGCCAACCCTGACCGTTGAGTTTCGCCACTTGCTCGTAAGCCGGTTTGAAACCCGAGGTGCCATAGCCCAGCCAGGGATGCTCGCGGATCAATTGCCAGGTATTGCGATAAAACACCACCCGCAGACCGATCGAGGTCTCGCTGGCGCTGGTTTGATAATGGGCTTGTTCGTCCAGCGTGACCTGTATCCGCTGTTGCACGGTGTCGGAGGTCGCGACGAACAGCGCAACCGCGACCGCCGCCGCGCCGATGAAATACGGCAATTTCCGAAAACCGTAAAGTGAGCCGAAAGCAAACACCGCCGCGACCGGCAGCGCCAGATAACCGCTACGGGCGGTGCTGACGAAGAAAATATTGAACACGAACAGCGCGGCGGCGCTCCAGACCGCGATTTTCCAACGCGGCGACAGCGGTTCGTGCAATACAAATAACGTACCGAGCAGCGCGGCCGTGAACGCCATGCTTTGTGTCGAATGATTGGTCATGAAGATGCCGGCGCCGCGGCCGCTACGCACCACCCAATCGGTCGCCCATAGTGGAATAGCGACGATAGCGGCGACGGCCATAACGCCGACGAAATAATAGACGAAGCGTTGTTGCCAGCGCCGCGATTGAAACAGGCCCAGCAGCATAAAGGCGTAAGCTAGTTTCTTCCAACTCGACAGGGTTTGCAGTTTGGCCGGCCAGTCCGTGTCGGCGTAAAAGGTGCCGACGACCAGCCAGGCGTAAAACGCGACAATCATTTTGCCCAGCGGATGCCGCCACGATTGCCGCAGCGTGGCGAAGGCCTTTCCGGAAGCCAGCCAAGCCGCCAGCATGGCCACGCAAGCGATGCTGGTCGCGGCGGTGGACATCGGTACCGCGACGACCGCGAAAATCGCCAGTCCGCGGCTGACGTTCAGAGCGGTGTCGGAATAAGCGTGAGTCATGGAGTTAACGCCACAGTTGATAAATATATTTGCGTTTGAGTTTTTCCCAGCGGAATAGCCAACCTTTCAGCCACGGCGGCGGATCACTTTCCAATGCGCTTCGAAACAAGCCGTTCTTGCTGCCTTGCTCGACGACCGGCTCTTCCAGCCAGAGCATTTGGATGTCCAGCGCTTTGTCGATGGTCTCGAACTGGTTGTCGATCGGTTGCGCGATACGATTTTCGGCAATCCAATTCAGGCGTTTTTGCGCGGTGGCGGAGTCTATAATGTACGAATCGGCAAAGCGGCCGCGATGACCCGGATACAAGTACTGGCCGGGGCGACGCTGACTTTTCGGCGTGAAGAAATTGCCGCCGGAGCCGATGTAAATCACTTTGTGGCCCTGAAATCGTTGGCTTTGTTGCAGGGCTCGCGTGATGCCCAACCGGAAGTCGGAGCTGAACACGGCGTCGTCTTCCAATACCAGCGCTTGACGGTTGCCGGCGGCGGCGATGCGGCGGAGCGCTTCGAGGTGTTTTAGCGCGCAGGACTGTTGGCCAGGCGTTAGGCCATCTGTGCCGAAGGTTAGACTCAAAATCTCGGGGGTCAATTCCTCGATATCCCAGTCCGTGACGAATTCGGCGCTCAAGCCGAATTCGGCCAATTGGCGTTCCATGAATTGGCGGCGCCCGGTAAAGGCTTTGACATTCAGTACCAGGATGCGGTCGAGCGTCGGCGATTCGGTCATGCAAAAGTCGAAAGTAATGGCTAAGGGACGATTATCGGCGGTTTTACGTCAAAACACATCCGATTGTTCTCGTGGTGCCGGACGATGGTCGTGGCTTCGCTGCTCCAGTTCGGTGTCGATTGCTGCAATGATCCGCTCGGCCGGCAATTGTTCCAGGCAGTCGCTGCGGCTATCCTGACGGCGCTCGCAACCTTCCAGTTGGCAGGGCAGGCAAGCGCGCGGCGCGGCGTCTTGAATCAGATGCACGTTGCCGACTTGGCCGGAGCCACACTTGGCAAACGGCGGCCTGTTTTCGGCGTAACCGGTCGGCCAGGGCGCCCATTTGCCGGGGTCGGTCGGCCCGAATAGCGCGAATACCGGCACGCCGGTCGCGGCGGCCAAATGGGTGATGCCGGTATCCGGGCCGACGAACAACGCAGCGTTGCCGATCAGCCGGCTCAGTTCGGCCAGGCTTGGACCACCGCTCAAATCCAAGACATCGCAAGCCAGGCCGGATTTGAATTCCGCCAAGACCTGGCGCTCGGCCGGCTGGCCGCTACCGGTCAATACGATGCGATAGCCGCGACCGGCTAAAAATTCAGCTAGTTGCCGCCACTGCGCCAGCGGCCAGGCCTTGTAGCGCCATTGAGGCTGAATGTGCAGCACCGCATAGGCGTGGTTCGCTAGAACCGTGGGTAAATCCAACGATGACTCGGAATAGGGCGGCGTCAGCCGGAATACCGGCGGAATGCCAAGGGACTCGCAAAATCTCAGGTTTTCCAGCACCGCATGGCCGTAATCGTCGCCGAATATTAGCCAGCGGGTCAGCAAGCATTGCTTCCACCAAGCCTTACCGGTTTGCTCCGGTACGAAGCCCAAGCGGAGCTTGCCGGCCGCCCAGGCATACAGCGTCGGCCGGTCGCCGGTCTGAGTCGAGATCGCCAAGTCGTAGCGGCGACATAATCGAGCCAGAATCGCCAATAATTCGAAAACCTTGGGTTTGCCCGGCACCGGAATCAGTGCGCTCACGTCCGGGTTGCCTTCCAGCATGCCGACGTTGCCGCGCGACAGCAGCACGTCGATGGCCGCGTCCGGATATGCCTGCTTTAGCGCGCTGAGCAAGGGCGTGGTCAACAGCGTGTCGCCCAGATAGCGCAGCGTTATCACCAAAATGCGTTTAGGTTGTATATTGAGCGGTTCGGGCGCCGGCATGCATTGTTGTGTCGATAATAAAGCCGTTATTTTAAAGGTAAACCGCATTGAGCAAGTCACAGAAATCACGCCAGACCATGACCGACAGCCAAGTCTACCAGCGCTTGATGCGCTTTGTGTTGCCGTACTGGCGGATGTTTCTGGTCAGCGCGTTCGGCTTTGCGATTTACGCCGCGACCGAGCCGGCCCTGGCGATGATCGTGCAGCGCATCATCGACAGTTTCAATCGCGAAGACCGCACCGGTATCGAATACCTGCCGCTACTGTTCGTCGGCTTGTTTCTAGTGCGCGGCGTCGGCTCCTTCCTCGGCAACTATTATCTGGCGCGGATTTCCGGCAACTTGATTCATCGCTTGCGCTGCGACATCTTCGATCATTACACCGGTTTGTCGGTGCAGTATTTCGACAGCCATAACAGCGGTTACATGATTTCGCGGATCACCAACAACATCGGCGAAGTCACCCGTGCTACCTCGGATTCGATCCGTTCCTTCGTGCGGGAAGGCTTTACCGCGATAGGCTTGTTGGCCTATCTGGCGCACACCAATCTGCAGTTGTCGTTGGTGTTCCTGGCGATAGCGCCGGTGGTCGCGACGATGGTGCGTTACGTCGGCAAACGCTTGAAGCGCCTGAGCCGCAACATGCAGGACACCGTCGGCGATATTACTCACATTACCTCGGAAGTGGTGTCCGGCAACCGCATCGTCAAGAGTTTCGGCGGCGAGGACTACGAGCGCCGCCGCTTTCGCGACGCCAGCCTGGAAAATCGCCGCCAGTACCGGAAGTTGATCATGACGGTGTCGTTGAACAATCCGTTGATGCAATTGCTGATTTCGATCGCGCTGGCCGGCATGGTTTATCTGGCCTTGATCGTAATGCGCGATTCGACGCCGGGCGAATTCGCCGGCTTTTTCATGGCGGCGATTTTATTGCCCAAACCGATCCGCCAATTGAGCGATGCCAATTCCGAGATTCTGCGCGGCATCGCCGCCGCCGAATCACTGTTCGAAGTGTTGGACGAACCGCTGGAACGGGATGGCGGGGATTACCAAACCGAGCGAGTTCAAGGCCGCATCGAGTTCAAAAACTTGCGCTTCAGTTACCCCGGCGCCGAGGTGCCCGCGCTGGGCGGCATCGACCTGACCATAGAACCCGGCCAGACCGTAGCTTTGGTCGGCGCGTCCGGCGGCGGCAAGAGCACCTTGATTAATCTGCTGCCGCGCTTTTACGACTACAGCGAGGGCGAGATCTTGATCGACGGCGTGGAGTTGAAACGCTATCAACTGGGCTGTCTGCGCCGGCAAATTGCGTTGGTGACTCAACATGTCACGCTGTTCAACGCCAGCGTCGCCAACAATATCGCCTACGGCGCGTTGCAGGGCGCCGACCGCGCGGCGATCGAGCGGGCCGCCCGCGATGCCTACGCCACCGATTTTATCGAGCGGATGCCGGAAGGACTGGATACTGAGATTGGCGAAAACGGTGTCAAATTGTCCGGCGGCCAGCGCCAGCGCCTGGCCTTGGCGCGGGCGTTGCTGAAGGATGCGCCGATTTTGATTCTGGATGAGGCCACCTCGGCGCTGGATACCGAGTCCGAACGCTACATTCAAGCTGCGTTGAGCCGGGTCATGCAGGGTCGCACTACCTTGGTGGTCGCCCATCGCCTGTCGACGATCGAAGCCGCCGACGTGATTCTGGTGATGGACAAGGGCCGGATCGTCGAACGCGGCAGTCACGCCGAGTTACTGGCCCGCGACGGTGCTTACGCCAGGCTGCACCGGATGCAGTTCCAGCACGCCGACGCCGAAGGCGCCGGATAAATCCCCAGCCGGCCGAACCCGCCGGGTTCGGCCGTTCGCCCTCAATCCGCGCTTGTGAAAATCCACCG harbors:
- a CDS encoding flagellar motor protein, with amino-acid sequence MDILSIFGVLIGFAAIIGGNLMGGGEIGSLVNVHAFVIVVGGTLGATLLQFPPKVFLRSVRIFGWIFVPQNLQLKKQIDKIVRWSTLARKEGLLGLESVIESEKDGFAKKGLQLLVDGNEPEVIRDCLDVELTTKEHLDMQAARVFEAMGGYSPTIGIIGAVIGLIHVMQNLAKPELLGSGIATAFVATIYGVGLANLLFIPIANKLKALVFEVTQAREMVIEGISSIAEGENPRNIELKLSGFLLDK
- a CDS encoding chemotaxis protein CheW, with the translated sequence MKQAKPPPRIVQQQLALDAYLQTLLEVVPEADEADLATVAPAEQRSVQTLAPDVAVQAEKALIRLPESALVALENPAKLQALTVMPDWALTEFQALFFKVDQLILAAPLVDLARTIRLERKPGKIPGQPSWFLGLLDDQDSRIGVLDTGQLVFGKTRGQQRNLEERPFKCVLVTQDKKWGLACDEILSIGKLKPEKVRWRTVRRKRPWLIGTVIEELTAIVDVKQLVPHRKPQ
- a CDS encoding chemotaxis response regulator protein-glutamate methylesterase; amino-acid sequence: MTIRVLVVDDSDFICKRIRDILEEEPDFKVVGIAANGKEAVRMAALLMPDVITMDVDMPVMDGITAVRQIMATRPCPILMFSAMTQVGAKATLDALEAGALDFLPKQLEDIDANRKLACQTLRLRLRLLAAQARRMPAKPVAGPSYSPLAAPRPADVERHPAAVLRAEHGGESIERIDLLVIAASTGGPMAIQDILTHLPQACRFPIVLIQHMPAHFTKSYADRLNQLCGVGVREAQDHDELQNGVALLAPGGVQTEFVRTAGKLTVALRNKTPGELYAPGVDVAFASLAAEFKGRMLAVVLTGMGSDGREGAKQLKRAGAAIWAQDERSCVVYGMPRAIAEAGLADKIYSLSEIANQFKRLH
- the motD gene encoding flagellar motor protein MotD is translated as MVRRRRKPPHQSDNHDRWMVSYADFVTLLFAFFVVMYSISSVNKGKYETFSESLDQALFHNEKVQRDAEPIQIGAIPTTVQPIELPNLVTAEERELSEEIMQEKRRLDEVSQEFQRALQPFVESQLVGIKKHDFWVELEMNSELLFASGKAELSAKAIPVLQKVAEAIRDVPNVINVEGYTDNVPISTGYFPSNWDLSSARATSVVKELVKNNIPSTRLSAVGYGEFHPIADNNHEEGRFKNRRVVLVLMSQAFARYGMSDDERAKALNLAPQPPAPPEAPVAQPAP
- a CDS encoding ParA family protein, coding for MKIWSVSNQKGGVGKTTTVVTLGGLLSTWGFRTLLVDLDPHGSLTSYFGMNPEEVEHGVYNLFRDASEKKKNIDPELYVARTDFDGISVMPASTAIATLDRQVAAIGGMGLVISTALHKLSDRYDYVIIDSPPMLGVLMINAMAACEQLIVPVLAEFLALKGLDRMVHTIQMVFHSRKTPPRFTIVPTMFDKRTKAARDALAALYRQYPDNVWPSVIPVDTKVREASRVGAPLPLFDKTARAAEAYTELLELLLLENSGDNSSTPHS
- a CDS encoding chemotaxis protein CheA, whose amino-acid sequence is MAIDLDDEILQDFLVEAGEILESLGEQLVELEQSPSDFELLNAIFRGFHTIKGGAGFLSISALVDICHSAEDVFNVLRQGDRQVTPDLMDAILQVIDIVNEMFNIVRTGNMPKAADQGLLQRLHGFATASSSEDTLPEPEPEPEPEPESDAEQEEVVDPQGLTPQELVAQEFEAMLDPEEMDESETGTSDLITEQEFEELLDALHGKGGSPTVPASAKPVADDEITEDEFENLLDELHGKGKFSAAPVENPSPATDSGDITDEEFEQVLDSLHGKGRFDAANLPLGDIEPMVIDPEPVVEAPKPETAKPVVPRAEVSKPLSDNERTPAAKVVGVENGNAKATPQADTTVRVDTQILDDIMNMVGELVLVRNRFQTLKATAEANEQLSKAISNLDVVTADLQLAVMKTRMQPIKKVFGRFPRVVRDLARNLKKEIRLDLVGEDTDLDKNLVEALADPLVHLVRNAVDHGIESPSEREAQGKPREGVVVLKASQEGDHIQLSITDDGKGMNANVLRAKAVEKGLMDEESAARLDDKECYNLIFVPGFSTKSEISDVSGRGVGMDVVKTRIAQMNGIVEIDSVEGRGSTIIIKVPLTLAIMPTLMVKLGGQAFALPLASVLEILDLDLSKTNKVDGQLVVMVRNKALPLFYLSEWLVQTPYYRTSEAQGTSHVVVVNAGGRQVGFVVDQLVGQEEVVIKALGAKLHGLDGLSGATITGDGKIALILDVPGLVKKYAI